A genomic region of Bactrocera dorsalis isolate Fly_Bdor chromosome 3, ASM2337382v1, whole genome shotgun sequence contains the following coding sequences:
- the LOC105233079 gene encoding potassium voltage-gated channel subfamily KQT member 4 isoform X1, whose translation MADYMDENNEAFNIYNKDFKLGLCKRKYRPTTKRLVIPRMSLLGKSITYTRGTHRRDARYRIIQGRIYNFLERPRGLFAISYHIMVFILIFTCLALSIFATINEYEKEASFSLYRLEVLVVFWLTIEFIVRLWAAGVRSRYQGLLGRFKFMTGTFCIIDLITIAASLIALAQGAPRRVFATSTLRALRFFQILRMLRMDRRGGSWKLLGSVVYAHRQELLTSVYIGFLGLTFSSFLVYLVERDVNEQFSNFAKALWWGVITMCTIGYGDSVPITWQGKVIGSIVTLLSYSFFALPAGILGSGFALKVQQQQRQKHMISRYQPAATLIQSAWRYYAADENSTAVATWKIHEIPIQMPSPTSSFKVQSPLRRLPSRRRRSQTIHSPADIVHIESAKSGRYLSVFNDKSVESQDEEYTPKCNTLMKKHKIAIRFIRMLKFMVARRKFKEALKPYDVKDVLEQYAAGHADLLMRVKNIHARLDLILGGKRAPKIKDASKICLASRVVKMERQVTDIDDKLDLLIRQYMEDRRRKENDTEDQSNLSPALEAINTETINKREKENITAAVKEAKSANRTSLPSIVYQPHLPANINYPPHRDLKLPLPQQRPDSAIIFIDDLGKVEEGDIFAEDDEYSDAMYASVEAYLGWT comes from the exons atgGCTGACTACATGGACGAAAATAATGAAGcgttcaatatttataataaggATTTCAAATTGGG ATTATGTAAGAGAAAATATCGGCCCACAACGAAACGCCTTGTAATCCCTCGAATGTCGCTGTTGGGCAAATCTATTACCTACACACGCGGTACACATCGACGTGATGCACGTTACCGGATCATACAAGGtcgtatttataattttctggaGCGTCCACGCGGTTTATTCGCAATCTCCTATCACATAATGGT ATTTATTTTGATCTTCACCTGCTTAGCCTTAAGTATTTTCGCCACAATCAACGAATATGAAAAAGAGGCATCATTTTCCTTATATCGTCTGGAGGTGTTGGTGGTTTTTTGGCTCACGATTGAATTTATTGTACG CCTATGGGCGGCAGGTGTACGCTCACGTTATCAGGGTCTGCTGGGACGCTTCAAGTTTATGACCGGCACATTCTGCATCATAG ACCTCATTACCATCGCCGCCTCGCTAATTGCTTTGGCGCAGGGTGCACCACGTCGCGTGTTTGCGACCAGCACTTTGCGTGCGCTGAGGTTCTTTCAGATATTGCGCATGTTGCGCATGGATCGACGTGGTGGTAGCTGGAAACTTTTAGGGAGCGTTGTCTACGCGCATAGACAG gaaCTACTCACATCTGTTTATATCGGTTTTCTCGGTCTCACTTTCTCTTCCTTTCTGGTTTATTTAGTCGAACGTGATGTTAATGAGCAATTCAGCAACTTTGCGAAAGCTTTATGGTGGGGTGTG ATAACAATGTGCACTATCGGATATGGCGACTCAGTGCCCATAACCTGGCAGGGTAAAGTCATCGGTTCGATTGTAACTTTGTTGAGCTATTCGTTCTTTGCACTACCGGCG GGCATTTTAGGCAGCGGTTTCGCTTTGAAAGTTCAACAACAGCAGCGTCAAAAGCATATGATAAGTCGCTATCAGCCCGCGGCCACATTAATACAGTCTGCTTGGCGTTATTATGCAGCAGATGAAAATTCTACTGCCGTAGCTACATGGAAAATACACGAAATACCTATACAAATGCCAAGTCCCACGAGTTC CTTCAAAGTTCAAAGCCCCTTGCGACGTTTACCTAGTCGCCGCCGCCGTAGCCAAACCATACATTCGCCAGCCGATATTGTGCATATTGAGTCAGCGAAGTCGGGTCGCTATCTTTCGGTGTTCAATGACAAATCTGTTGAAAGTCAAG ATGAAGAATATACACCAAAGTGCAATACGTTGATGAAGAAACATAAAATCGCTATCAGATTTATAAGAATG CTTAAGTTTATGGTTGCCCGTCGCAAATTCAAAGAAGCCTTGAAACCCTACGATGTGAAAGATGTACTGGAACAGTATGCGGCTGGTCACGCGGACCTGTTGATGCgagtaaaaaatatacacgcgag ATTGGATCTAATATTAGGCGGCAAGCGTGCGCCAAAAATCAAGGATGCATCGAAAATCTGCTTAGCTTCCAGGGTGGTCAAAATGGAGAGACAA GTGACCGATATTGATGATAAACTGGATCTACTGATCAGACAATATATGGAGGATCGCAGACGAAAAGAAAATGATACCGAAGACCAGTCAAACTTGTCGCCCGCACTCGAAGCCATAAATACAGAGACAATCAAcaaaagagagaaagaaaatattacGGCCGCTGTGAAGGAGGCAAAAAGCGCCAATAGAACAAG tCTCCCCTCGATCGTCTATCAACCGCATCTGCCCGCGAATATAAATTATCCGCCACATCGTGACTTAAAATTGCCACTCCCACAGCAGAGACCTGATAGCGCAA TCATATTTATAGATGATTTGGGCAAAGTAGAAGAAGGCGATATATTCGCTGAGGACGATGAGTACAGCGATGCTATGTATGCATCAGTGGAAGCGTATTTGGGTTGGACTTGA
- the LOC105233079 gene encoding potassium voltage-gated channel subfamily KQT member 4 isoform X2, whose amino-acid sequence MSLLGKSITYTRGTHRRDARYRIIQGRIYNFLERPRGLFAISYHIMVFILIFTCLALSIFATINEYEKEASFSLYRLEVLVVFWLTIEFIVRLWAAGVRSRYQGLLGRFKFMTGTFCIIDLITIAASLIALAQGAPRRVFATSTLRALRFFQILRMLRMDRRGGSWKLLGSVVYAHRQELLTSVYIGFLGLTFSSFLVYLVERDVNEQFSNFAKALWWGVITMCTIGYGDSVPITWQGKVIGSIVTLLSYSFFALPAGILGSGFALKVQQQQRQKHMISRYQPAATLIQSAWRYYAADENSTAVATWKIHEIPIQMPSPTSSFKVQSPLRRLPSRRRRSQTIHSPADIVHIESAKSGRYLSVFNDKSVESQDEEYTPKCNTLMKKHKIAIRFIRMLKFMVARRKFKEALKPYDVKDVLEQYAAGHADLLMRVKNIHARLDLILGGKRAPKIKDASKICLASRVVKMERQVTDIDDKLDLLIRQYMEDRRRKENDTEDQSNLSPALEAINTETINKREKENITAAVKEAKSANRTSLPSIVYQPHLPANINYPPHRDLKLPLPQQRPDSAIIFIDDLGKVEEGDIFAEDDEYSDAMYASVEAYLGWT is encoded by the exons ATGTCGCTGTTGGGCAAATCTATTACCTACACACGCGGTACACATCGACGTGATGCACGTTACCGGATCATACAAGGtcgtatttataattttctggaGCGTCCACGCGGTTTATTCGCAATCTCCTATCACATAATGGT ATTTATTTTGATCTTCACCTGCTTAGCCTTAAGTATTTTCGCCACAATCAACGAATATGAAAAAGAGGCATCATTTTCCTTATATCGTCTGGAGGTGTTGGTGGTTTTTTGGCTCACGATTGAATTTATTGTACG CCTATGGGCGGCAGGTGTACGCTCACGTTATCAGGGTCTGCTGGGACGCTTCAAGTTTATGACCGGCACATTCTGCATCATAG ACCTCATTACCATCGCCGCCTCGCTAATTGCTTTGGCGCAGGGTGCACCACGTCGCGTGTTTGCGACCAGCACTTTGCGTGCGCTGAGGTTCTTTCAGATATTGCGCATGTTGCGCATGGATCGACGTGGTGGTAGCTGGAAACTTTTAGGGAGCGTTGTCTACGCGCATAGACAG gaaCTACTCACATCTGTTTATATCGGTTTTCTCGGTCTCACTTTCTCTTCCTTTCTGGTTTATTTAGTCGAACGTGATGTTAATGAGCAATTCAGCAACTTTGCGAAAGCTTTATGGTGGGGTGTG ATAACAATGTGCACTATCGGATATGGCGACTCAGTGCCCATAACCTGGCAGGGTAAAGTCATCGGTTCGATTGTAACTTTGTTGAGCTATTCGTTCTTTGCACTACCGGCG GGCATTTTAGGCAGCGGTTTCGCTTTGAAAGTTCAACAACAGCAGCGTCAAAAGCATATGATAAGTCGCTATCAGCCCGCGGCCACATTAATACAGTCTGCTTGGCGTTATTATGCAGCAGATGAAAATTCTACTGCCGTAGCTACATGGAAAATACACGAAATACCTATACAAATGCCAAGTCCCACGAGTTC CTTCAAAGTTCAAAGCCCCTTGCGACGTTTACCTAGTCGCCGCCGCCGTAGCCAAACCATACATTCGCCAGCCGATATTGTGCATATTGAGTCAGCGAAGTCGGGTCGCTATCTTTCGGTGTTCAATGACAAATCTGTTGAAAGTCAAG ATGAAGAATATACACCAAAGTGCAATACGTTGATGAAGAAACATAAAATCGCTATCAGATTTATAAGAATG CTTAAGTTTATGGTTGCCCGTCGCAAATTCAAAGAAGCCTTGAAACCCTACGATGTGAAAGATGTACTGGAACAGTATGCGGCTGGTCACGCGGACCTGTTGATGCgagtaaaaaatatacacgcgag ATTGGATCTAATATTAGGCGGCAAGCGTGCGCCAAAAATCAAGGATGCATCGAAAATCTGCTTAGCTTCCAGGGTGGTCAAAATGGAGAGACAA GTGACCGATATTGATGATAAACTGGATCTACTGATCAGACAATATATGGAGGATCGCAGACGAAAAGAAAATGATACCGAAGACCAGTCAAACTTGTCGCCCGCACTCGAAGCCATAAATACAGAGACAATCAAcaaaagagagaaagaaaatattacGGCCGCTGTGAAGGAGGCAAAAAGCGCCAATAGAACAAG tCTCCCCTCGATCGTCTATCAACCGCATCTGCCCGCGAATATAAATTATCCGCCACATCGTGACTTAAAATTGCCACTCCCACAGCAGAGACCTGATAGCGCAA TCATATTTATAGATGATTTGGGCAAAGTAGAAGAAGGCGATATATTCGCTGAGGACGATGAGTACAGCGATGCTATGTATGCATCAGTGGAAGCGTATTTGGGTTGGACTTGA